The Theropithecus gelada isolate Dixy chromosome X, Tgel_1.0, whole genome shotgun sequence genome includes a window with the following:
- the LOC112616086 gene encoding histone H3.3-like translates to MARTKQTARKSTGGKAPRKQLATKAARKSAPSTGGVKKPHRYRPGTVALREIRRYQKSTELLIRKLPFQRLVREIAQDFKTDLRFQSAAIGALQEASEAYLVGLFEDTNLCAIHAKRVTIMPKDIQLARCIRGERA, encoded by the coding sequence ATGGCTCGTACAAAGCAGACTGCCCGCAAATCGACCGGTGGTAAAGCACCCAGGAAGCAACTGGCTACAAAAGCCGCTCGCAAGAGTGCGCCCTCTACTGGAGGGGTGAAGAAACCTCATCGTTACAGGCCTGGTACTGTGGCACTCCGTGAAATTAGACGTTATCAGAAGTCCACTGAACTTCTGATTCGCAAACTTCCCTTCCAGCGTCTGGTGCGAGAAATTGCTCAGGACTTTAAAACAGATCTGCGCTTCCAGAGCGCAGCTATTGGTGCTTTGCAGGAGGCAAGTGAGGCCTATCTGGTTGGCCTTTTTGAAGACACCAACCTGTGTGCTATCCATGCCAAACGTGTAACAATTATGCCAAAAGACATCCAGCTAGCACGCTGCATACGTGGAGAACGTGCTTAA